From Pseudomonas fluorescens, one genomic window encodes:
- a CDS encoding type VI immunity family protein: protein MHLLLMLCPNTKFLTPPSEQVHQSITIVRLYLPINELKGAGKQNFETLIFSLCNILRPLHGAAGLGIQHSYEWENYQHIEYELIQEYRGVDLCSPSGNKKWRTGYTNLNWYTYLAHHWVSKLGTTEDLLTQLDDVRIGVLPYEWGTIFRAGNWPALGKATIDPRPELYVMVNEVLKPLRVNNIGSLHYGSIAGEIRLNERTSNQWMRRFDLPKDSPKPKPSPFFRRVSMEEQQRLDASKQMFDAFLNRNSDDKSNNSQANRQRFLLDTLDALSAAIGT from the coding sequence ATGCACCTCTTACTCATGTTATGCCCGAACACAAAATTTCTGACACCCCCCAGCGAGCAAGTTCACCAATCAATTACAATCGTAAGACTTTACCTTCCAATTAATGAACTGAAAGGCGCGGGAAAACAAAATTTTGAAACCTTGATTTTTTCACTGTGCAATATTTTACGTCCACTGCACGGTGCTGCGGGGCTAGGTATTCAGCACAGCTACGAATGGGAAAATTACCAGCACATTGAGTACGAACTCATACAAGAATACCGAGGTGTAGACCTATGCTCACCTAGCGGCAATAAAAAATGGCGCACCGGCTACACCAACCTCAACTGGTACACCTACCTGGCTCACCACTGGGTCAGCAAGTTAGGCACAACCGAGGATCTACTTACCCAACTTGATGACGTACGCATAGGCGTCCTGCCTTACGAGTGGGGCACGATTTTTCGTGCCGGAAACTGGCCAGCTTTAGGCAAAGCCACTATCGATCCACGTCCGGAGTTGTATGTGATGGTCAATGAAGTACTCAAACCATTGCGCGTCAACAATATCGGCTCACTGCATTACGGCTCGATTGCCGGTGAAATACGGCTCAACGAGCGTACCAGCAACCAATGGATGCGCCGCTTCGACCTCCCCAAAGACAGCCCGAAGCCCAAGCCTTCACCATTCTTCCGCCGTGTATCGATGGAGGAACAACAGCGGTTAGATGCCAGCAAGCAGATGTTTGATGCATTCCTCAACCGAAACTCTGACGACAAATCCAACAACTCCCAGGCCAACCGTCAGCGCTTCCTGCTGGACACGCTAGACGCCTTGTCGGCGGCAATCGGGACCTGA
- a CDS encoding IS256 family transposase, producing the protein MPTKKKSERQPVRELPKLPKELLDQLPQTLMTAEAIEEASAAFKKALIERALNAELGHHLGYPSGAQRPEDETNQRNGKSGKTVLTGDGPIRLDIPRDRNGSFSPILIPKHERRYTGFDDKIIAMYARGMTVREIRAFLSEQYSTDVSPDFISSVTDEVMEEIGAWQQRPLEPMYPVIFFDALRVKIREEGLVRNKAIYLALGVLPDGTRDILGIWIENTEGAKFWMKVFNDLKTRGVEDVLIAVTDGLKGMPEALSAVFPETTLQTCIVHLIRNSLDYAAWDKRRALAKALKPIYQAINAEAAEQALDEFENGPWGKQYPTVVAAWRRAWDRVIPFFVFPPAIRKVIYTTNAIESINAQLRKIIKTRGHFPNDDAATKLIWLGLRNITANWGSAAHDWKSAMNQFAILYGDRFIRPTW; encoded by the coding sequence ATGCCAACCAAAAAGAAATCTGAGCGCCAACCGGTGCGGGAGCTGCCGAAGCTTCCAAAGGAACTGCTGGATCAACTCCCTCAAACACTGATGACCGCTGAGGCGATCGAAGAGGCTTCTGCGGCCTTCAAGAAAGCGCTGATTGAACGCGCCCTAAATGCCGAGCTTGGCCACCATTTGGGTTATCCATCGGGCGCGCAGCGCCCGGAGGACGAAACCAACCAGCGCAACGGCAAGAGCGGCAAGACGGTGCTCACCGGCGATGGCCCGATACGCCTGGATATTCCGCGCGACCGCAACGGCAGTTTCTCGCCGATTCTGATCCCCAAGCATGAGCGCCGTTATACCGGTTTCGATGACAAGATCATCGCCATGTACGCCCGTGGAATGACGGTCAGAGAGATTCGTGCGTTTCTTTCTGAGCAGTACAGCACGGACGTCTCGCCCGATTTCATCAGCTCTGTGACCGACGAGGTCATGGAAGAGATTGGCGCGTGGCAACAGCGCCCGCTGGAGCCGATGTACCCGGTCATTTTCTTTGATGCGCTACGGGTGAAGATCCGCGAAGAAGGCTTGGTACGCAACAAGGCCATTTACCTGGCGTTGGGTGTTTTACCCGACGGGACGCGCGATATCCTGGGCATCTGGATCGAGAACACCGAGGGTGCGAAGTTCTGGATGAAGGTGTTCAACGACCTCAAAACGCGAGGCGTCGAGGACGTGCTGATTGCCGTGACCGATGGCCTCAAGGGCATGCCAGAGGCCCTCAGCGCAGTGTTTCCAGAAACAACACTGCAGACATGCATTGTGCATCTGATTCGCAACAGCCTGGACTACGCGGCTTGGGACAAGCGTCGAGCACTGGCCAAGGCGCTGAAGCCGATTTATCAGGCCATCAACGCAGAAGCGGCTGAGCAGGCCTTGGATGAGTTTGAAAACGGGCCTTGGGGCAAACAGTATCCAACGGTCGTGGCCGCCTGGAGACGCGCTTGGGATCGAGTGATTCCATTCTTTGTTTTCCCGCCCGCCATCCGGAAGGTGATCTATACCACCAACGCGATTGAGAGCATCAATGCTCAGCTACGTAAGATCATAAAGACCCGTGGCCACTTCCCGAACGACGATGCAGCGACCAAACTGATCTGGTTGGGGCTACGAAACATCACGGCAAACTGGGGTTCAGCGGCCCATGACTGGAAAAGTGCGATGAATCAATTTGCGATTCTGTACGGAGATCGGTTCATCAGGCCGACCTGGTGA
- a CDS encoding RNA polymerase factor sigma-70, producing MQKPSTAGSGSQLLEVFFERRLRLIALAARITGCRSHAEDIVHEAFLKMGEADASGPIRSQASYLTRIVRNLSIDHYRRRQFEERLIAHDDDSSEVSGPQAETPEALVSDQQVLERVCGALSDLPERTRYAFEMCRIHGMKQNEIARILGVSPALVHGMISEAVLHCRRRVL from the coding sequence ATGCAAAAGCCCAGTACGGCGGGGAGCGGCTCCCAATTGCTGGAAGTGTTCTTCGAGCGGCGCCTACGCCTGATTGCACTCGCCGCGCGCATCACCGGCTGCCGCAGCCACGCCGAAGACATCGTCCACGAAGCCTTCCTGAAAATGGGCGAAGCCGACGCCAGCGGCCCAATCCGCTCCCAAGCCTCCTACCTCACCCGCATCGTGCGCAACCTGTCGATCGACCACTACCGCCGCCGCCAATTCGAAGAACGCCTGATCGCCCACGACGACGACAGCAGCGAAGTGTCCGGCCCCCAGGCGGAAACGCCGGAAGCGTTGGTGTCGGATCAGCAGGTGCTGGAGAGGGTTTGCGGCGCGCTGTCGGATCTGCCGGAGCGTACGCGGTATGCGTTTGAAATGTGCCGGATTCATGGGATGAAGCAGAATGAGATTGCGCGGATTTTGGGCGTTTCGCCGGCGTTGGTGCATGGGATGATCAGTGAGGCGGTTTTGCATTGTCGGCGGCGGGTGCTTTGA
- a CDS encoding FecR family protein, with the protein MTHPSSPQKSTDEIAADWCVRLHFGESTAADRAEFRRWHDADPSHAAEYANMCRIWQVSEQLPATFEVERSERSRWRGPLPLLARAAVLVAAVGAIWGAGWSAGVLPGSVRYYMAQEVRRSVQLPDHSQVQLNQRTGLVYLGFRDQRQVLLRDGEAFFDVQRDFDKPFVIRADNADVRVTGTHFNVWTGPEQTTVTVTEGSVLASRSEGSSDNNQGAVLTAGMQAAFSPEQMVQLARIDPSRAAAWREGKLMLDDVSVRDALPLINRYLDVPLQLATSDVGDLRFGGTYDTAELAQLVSALPKILPVNVRHTDQATLLLRR; encoded by the coding sequence ATGACCCATCCTTCCAGCCCGCAGAAATCCACTGATGAAATCGCCGCCGACTGGTGTGTGCGCCTGCATTTTGGCGAGAGCACGGCGGCCGATCGTGCCGAGTTTCGGCGTTGGCATGACGCGGATCCGTCCCATGCGGCGGAGTACGCGAACATGTGCCGGATCTGGCAGGTCAGCGAGCAACTGCCCGCCACATTCGAGGTCGAACGCTCGGAGCGCTCGCGTTGGCGCGGGCCTTTGCCGTTGCTGGCGCGCGCGGCGGTGCTGGTGGCTGCAGTGGGTGCCATTTGGGGGGCAGGGTGGTCGGCGGGCGTGCTGCCAGGCAGTGTTCGCTACTACATGGCGCAGGAAGTCCGGCGCTCGGTGCAGTTGCCGGATCACAGCCAGGTGCAACTCAATCAGCGCACGGGTCTGGTCTATCTCGGTTTTCGCGATCAGCGCCAGGTACTGCTGCGCGATGGCGAGGCGTTTTTCGATGTGCAGCGCGACTTTGACAAGCCGTTTGTGATTCGCGCCGATAACGCCGATGTCAGGGTTACCGGGACTCACTTCAACGTCTGGACCGGGCCGGAGCAAACCACGGTGACCGTCACCGAAGGTTCGGTACTGGCTTCGCGCAGTGAAGGCAGCAGCGACAATAATCAGGGGGCCGTGCTCACCGCCGGCATGCAAGCGGCGTTCAGCCCGGAGCAAATGGTCCAGCTAGCGCGCATTGATCCGTCCCGGGCCGCGGCCTGGCGCGAGGGCAAGCTGATGCTCGATGACGTCAGCGTGCGCGACGCACTGCCGCTGATCAATCGCTACCTCGACGTGCCGTTGCAGCTGGCGACCAGCGATGTCGGCGACCTGCGCTTCGGCGGCACCTATGACACCGCCGAGCTGGCGCAATTGGTCAGCGCGCTGCCGAAAATCCTCCCGGTCAACGTGCGCCACACGGATCAAGCGACGCTGCTGTTGCGCCGCTGA
- a CDS encoding TonB-dependent siderophore receptor gives MSAYPLNRPALRLRTCIAAILGLTLLTAVPAIAAPVQVNIPSQALSSALADLARQANLQIIYSQDTVSGIRSRDVAGAMEPEAALRQLLGGAKIVYQIDGNHVTLQGSSEGSVMALPATSVVGQAYSSVDPNDGYVATRASAGTKTDTPLVETPYSVSVVTREQIEAQQPKTVAQALRYTPGVNAEIAGPQFVTDQLTIRGFQQGTGRMLRDGTRTFLPDFLGWDAPEPYGLERIEVLRGASSVLYGASDPGGQINLVTKRPTLEPLHEVQLQMGNQNYQQGAFDLGDALDEEGIWSYRLTGLFREGDAQTEHITNRRQYIAPAISYRPSDNTELTFLGEYQKQTGNFANPLPAQGTVFRDPRGRLDRDTYVGDTAYDFMTNEKTSLGYVFEHHFDEVWTARQNLRYSDYRQASSEIAIFGPVGDQYSRYNDQRQGDGHLFTMDNQIQANFATGPLEHTLLTGVDYNNGTFDQDQALNFILESFDAFNPVNGQPLTFVPFSASSYEQKMSQTGVYLQDQLKVDQWVFLLGGRYDWASNQKDDRAPQTQKDEKFSGRAGIVYLFENGLAPYASYSESFLPVMGVTANNSQLDPEIGKQYEVGLKYEPPGSNSLYTIAWFDLTKENATESVNGFSRQEGEVRSQGIELEAKTEITEGFNLIGSYTWNDVEVTQSDVGNKGNTPFRVPEHMASLWGDYIVQSGALAGLRLGAGTRYVGITFGDSANSFKVDSYTVVDALVGYQLGKLDASLDGMEVSLNATNLFDEEYVAGCFSNVGCQYGQQRTVYGTVSYNW, from the coding sequence ATGAGCGCCTATCCACTGAATCGACCCGCCCTGCGTCTGCGCACCTGCATCGCCGCCATCCTCGGCCTGACACTGCTGACCGCCGTGCCGGCAATCGCCGCCCCGGTCCAGGTCAACATCCCTTCGCAGGCACTGTCGTCGGCGCTTGCCGATCTGGCCCGGCAGGCCAATCTGCAGATCATCTACAGCCAGGACACAGTGTCTGGCATTCGCAGTCGTGACGTCGCCGGCGCGATGGAGCCGGAGGCGGCGCTGCGGCAGTTGCTGGGCGGGGCGAAGATTGTCTATCAGATCGATGGCAATCACGTGACCTTGCAGGGCAGCAGTGAGGGTTCAGTGATGGCCTTGCCGGCAACCAGCGTCGTTGGCCAGGCCTACAGCTCCGTGGACCCCAACGACGGCTATGTCGCCACCCGCGCGTCGGCGGGCACCAAGACCGACACACCGCTGGTTGAAACGCCGTATTCGGTGTCGGTGGTCACCCGCGAGCAGATTGAAGCCCAGCAGCCGAAGACCGTCGCCCAGGCGCTGCGGTATACGCCGGGGGTCAATGCCGAAATTGCCGGCCCGCAGTTCGTCACCGATCAGTTGACCATTCGGGGCTTTCAGCAGGGCACCGGGCGCATGTTGCGTGACGGTACGCGCACTTTCCTGCCCGATTTTCTCGGCTGGGACGCCCCCGAGCCTTACGGCCTGGAACGCATCGAGGTGCTGCGGGGTGCCAGTTCGGTGCTCTACGGCGCCTCCGACCCGGGCGGACAGATCAACCTGGTGACCAAGCGGCCGACGCTCGAGCCGCTGCATGAAGTGCAGTTGCAGATGGGCAACCAGAACTACCAGCAGGGCGCCTTTGACCTGGGCGATGCGCTGGACGAGGAGGGCATCTGGAGTTACCGGCTGACGGGGCTGTTCCGCGAGGGTGATGCGCAGACCGAGCACATCACCAACCGTCGTCAGTACATCGCCCCCGCCATCAGCTACCGGCCCAGCGACAACACCGAGCTGACCTTCCTCGGCGAGTACCAGAAACAGACCGGCAACTTCGCCAACCCGTTGCCGGCCCAGGGCACGGTGTTTCGCGATCCCCGTGGACGCCTGGACCGTGACACCTACGTCGGCGACACCGCCTATGACTTCATGACCAACGAAAAGACCTCGTTGGGCTACGTCTTCGAGCACCACTTCGACGAAGTCTGGACTGCGCGGCAGAACCTGCGTTACAGCGACTACCGTCAAGCCAGTTCCGAAATCGCCATCTTCGGACCGGTGGGCGACCAGTACTCACGCTACAACGATCAACGCCAGGGCGACGGGCATCTGTTCACCATGGACAACCAGATTCAGGCCAACTTCGCCACGGGCCCGCTGGAACACACGCTGTTGACCGGCGTCGACTACAACAACGGCACGTTTGATCAGGACCAAGCGCTGAACTTCATCCTCGAAAGCTTTGACGCGTTCAACCCGGTCAACGGCCAGCCACTGACGTTCGTGCCGTTCAGTGCCAGCAGCTATGAACAGAAAATGTCGCAGACCGGTGTCTACCTGCAGGACCAATTGAAGGTCGACCAGTGGGTGTTCCTCCTCGGCGGTCGTTACGATTGGGCCAGCAACCAGAAGGACGATCGCGCACCGCAAACCCAGAAGGATGAGAAGTTCAGCGGTCGCGCCGGCATTGTCTACCTCTTCGAGAATGGCCTGGCACCCTATGCCAGCTACAGCGAATCGTTCCTGCCGGTGATGGGGGTGACCGCAAACAACTCGCAGCTGGATCCGGAAATCGGCAAGCAATACGAAGTCGGTCTCAAGTACGAGCCGCCGGGCAGCAACAGCCTCTACACCATTGCCTGGTTCGACCTCACCAAAGAGAACGCCACGGAGAGCGTCAACGGCTTCTCCCGCCAGGAAGGTGAAGTGCGTTCCCAGGGTATCGAGTTGGAGGCCAAGACTGAAATCACCGAGGGTTTCAACCTGATCGGCAGCTACACCTGGAACGATGTCGAAGTCACCCAATCGGACGTCGGCAACAAGGGCAATACGCCGTTCCGGGTACCCGAGCACATGGCGTCGCTGTGGGGCGACTACATCGTCCAGAGTGGCGCATTGGCCGGCTTGCGCCTGGGGGCGGGGACCCGTTACGTGGGCATCACCTTCGGTGATTCGGCCAACAGTTTCAAAGTCGACAGCTACACCGTGGTCGACGCACTGGTCGGCTACCAGTTGGGTAAGCTCGATGCCTCACTGGACGGCATGGAAGTTTCGTTGAATGCCACTAACCTGTTCGACGAAGAGTATGTGGCCGGTTGCTTCAGCAATGTTGGCTGCCAATACGGACAGCAGCGCACGGTCTACGGTACCGTGAGTTACAACTGGTAA
- a CDS encoding PepSY-associated TM helix domain-containing protein, with translation MTARALRTWYLVHKWTSLIATVFLLLLCLTGLPLIFQEEIEHYFEPHPPLPALTAQTPKIDYDQVIAGALAARPGEVVRFVGFDPHDPIGVVITATSLVPPPIDGHFQSFDMRTGELFPAEPPDKGFMNLMLRLHTDLFLGLPGYLFLGFMGLLLVASLVSGVVVYTPFMRKLDFATVRSERSQRLKWLDLHNVLGIVTLAWVSVVGITGVINTLSLPIQGMWQSGQLAEMTAPYKDAPPLQSLGSLHKALETARKAAPDMEPSFVAFPGTQFSSQHHYAVFMRGTTPLTARLLKPALVDARTSELTDMREMPLYVKTLLISQPLHFGDYGGLPLKIIWALLDLVTIVVLGSGLYLWLGRRKVPLEKRLAELNASGLSTEGRA, from the coding sequence ATGACCGCCCGAGCCTTGCGCACCTGGTATCTGGTCCATAAATGGACCAGCCTGATTGCCACCGTCTTTTTGTTGTTGCTGTGCCTGACGGGGTTACCGCTGATCTTTCAGGAAGAGATCGAGCATTACTTCGAACCGCACCCGCCGTTGCCTGCGCTGACGGCGCAAACGCCGAAAATCGACTACGACCAGGTGATCGCCGGTGCCTTGGCCGCGCGGCCGGGTGAGGTCGTGCGCTTTGTCGGTTTCGATCCGCACGACCCGATTGGCGTGGTGATCACGGCCACGAGCCTGGTGCCGCCGCCGATTGACGGGCACTTTCAGTCGTTCGATATGCGCACCGGCGAGCTGTTCCCGGCGGAGCCGCCCGACAAGGGTTTCATGAACCTGATGTTGCGCCTGCATACCGATCTGTTCCTCGGTCTGCCGGGCTATCTGTTTCTCGGCTTCATGGGCCTGCTGCTGGTGGCGTCGCTGGTGTCCGGGGTGGTGGTGTACACGCCGTTCATGCGCAAGCTGGACTTCGCCACTGTGCGCAGCGAACGCAGTCAACGACTGAAATGGCTGGACCTGCACAACGTGCTCGGCATCGTCACCCTGGCCTGGGTATCGGTGGTGGGCATCACCGGCGTGATCAATACCCTGTCGCTGCCCATCCAGGGTATGTGGCAGAGCGGCCAGTTGGCGGAGATGACCGCGCCCTACAAGGACGCACCGCCGCTGCAAAGCCTCGGCTCGTTGCATAAGGCGCTGGAAACCGCTCGCAAGGCGGCGCCGGACATGGAGCCGAGTTTCGTCGCCTTTCCCGGGACCCAATTCAGCAGCCAGCACCACTACGCGGTGTTCATGCGCGGTACCACGCCACTCACGGCGCGCCTGCTCAAGCCGGCCCTGGTGGACGCCCGGACCAGTGAGTTGACGGACATGCGCGAGATGCCCTTGTACGTGAAAACCCTGCTGATCTCCCAACCCCTGCACTTTGGCGACTACGGCGGCCTGCCGTTGAAAATCATCTGGGCCCTGCTCGACCTGGTGACCATTGTCGTCCTCGGCAGCGGCCTGTACCTCTGGCTCGGACGGCGCAAGGTGCCGCTGGAAAAACGCCTTGCCGAACTGAACGCCAGCGGCCTGTCAACGGAGGGCAGGGCATGA
- the moaB gene encoding molybdenum cofactor biosynthesis protein B: MSHLAQRTFEPLNIAVLTISDTRTFDTDTSGQTLADLLQTAGHQLIDRGLVKDDIYQIRAIVSRWIADPQVQVVLMTGGTGFTARDNTPQAVLPLLDKHVEGFGELFRQVSLEEIGMSSLQSRALAGMSNGVLVCCVPGSPGACRTAWNKILLGQLDSRTGPCNFAPHLKPQAQREIAACESRS; this comes from the coding sequence ATGTCCCATCTGGCGCAACGCACCTTCGAACCCTTGAACATTGCCGTGCTCACCATCAGCGATACCCGCACCTTCGACACCGACACCTCGGGGCAGACCCTGGCGGATTTGCTGCAAACCGCCGGGCATCAGTTGATCGACCGCGGGCTGGTCAAGGATGACATTTATCAGATCCGCGCCATCGTTTCGCGCTGGATCGCCGACCCCCAGGTGCAGGTGGTGCTGATGACCGGCGGGACCGGCTTCACCGCGCGGGACAACACGCCGCAGGCGGTGCTGCCGTTGCTGGACAAGCATGTCGAAGGCTTCGGTGAGCTGTTCCGCCAGGTGTCGCTGGAAGAGATCGGCATGTCCAGCCTGCAGTCGCGGGCGCTGGCCGGGATGAGCAACGGCGTGCTGGTGTGCTGCGTGCCCGGGTCGCCAGGCGCCTGCCGTACCGCGTGGAACAAGATCCTCCTCGGTCAACTCGACAGCCGCACCGGCCCGTGCAATTTCGCCCCGCATTTGAAGCCCCAGGCGCAGCGAGAGATTGCAGCGTGCGAGTCGCGCTCATGA
- a CDS encoding molybdopterin molybdotransferase MoeA produces MSAGVCDLGHLMPVDDAIAHLLDQVPPPPAAQMIALEQAMGRVLAADIHSPLNLPGWDNSAMDGYALRAADLPADGGYLPVGGRIAAGDQAAIPLPAGQAVQIFTGAPLPPGADTVVAQERCKVEGERVWFPPVTLGDHVRKEGEELRRGDLLFSAGKRLRAQEIGLLAGAGVARVEVYRPLRVCLLSSGNELREPGEALAPGQIYNSNRYCLAALLKGWGVEVHDYGVMVDELAASRHALSLASSECDLLLSSGGVSVGEEDHLKQAIKELGSVDFWRLAIQPGKPLAFGEVGGKPWIGMPGNPSAALITALVVVRPFLLRAQGMTDVLPTPVAVPAGFDWLQPNKRRQYLRARLTADAGGALQVELHPQQSSAMLTAACWADGLAVIEREQVVHKHDQVLFLPFAGLMQ; encoded by the coding sequence ATGAGCGCCGGGGTGTGTGACCTTGGCCACCTGATGCCGGTGGATGACGCCATCGCTCATCTGCTCGATCAGGTGCCGCCACCGCCGGCGGCGCAGATGATTGCCTTGGAACAGGCCATGGGCCGGGTGCTGGCGGCGGACATTCACTCGCCGTTGAACCTGCCGGGCTGGGACAACAGCGCCATGGACGGTTATGCCCTGAGGGCTGCCGACCTGCCTGCAGACGGCGGATACCTGCCGGTAGGCGGGCGAATTGCCGCAGGCGATCAGGCGGCTATACCGTTGCCGGCAGGGCAGGCGGTGCAGATTTTTACCGGTGCGCCGTTGCCGCCGGGGGCCGACACGGTGGTCGCGCAGGAGCGTTGCAAGGTCGAGGGCGAGCGGGTGTGGTTTCCTCCCGTCACCTTGGGCGATCACGTGCGCAAGGAGGGCGAAGAGCTTCGGCGCGGTGATCTGCTGTTCAGCGCGGGCAAGCGTCTGCGTGCTCAGGAAATCGGTTTGCTGGCCGGTGCCGGCGTGGCCCGGGTCGAGGTCTATCGGCCGCTGCGGGTGTGCCTGCTGAGCAGCGGCAATGAGCTGCGTGAGCCGGGCGAAGCCTTGGCGCCGGGGCAGATCTACAACAGCAATCGTTACTGCCTCGCCGCGTTGTTGAAGGGCTGGGGCGTTGAGGTGCATGACTACGGGGTGATGGTCGACGAGCTGGCGGCCAGCCGCCACGCCCTGAGCCTGGCGTCTTCGGAATGCGACCTGCTGCTGAGTTCCGGTGGCGTGTCGGTGGGCGAGGAAGACCACCTCAAGCAGGCGATCAAGGAACTGGGCAGCGTGGATTTCTGGCGCCTGGCGATCCAGCCCGGCAAGCCGTTGGCCTTTGGCGAAGTGGGTGGCAAGCCGTGGATTGGCATGCCGGGCAATCCGTCGGCGGCGCTGATCACCGCGCTGGTGGTGGTGCGACCGTTCCTGCTGCGCGCCCAAGGCATGACCGACGTGCTGCCAACGCCTGTGGCCGTGCCGGCCGGATTCGACTGGCTGCAGCCGAACAAGCGCCGCCAGTACCTGCGCGCCCGACTGACCGCTGACGCCGGTGGCGCGTTGCAGGTGGAACTGCACCCGCAGCAAAGCTCGGCGATGTTGACTGCTGCGTGCTGGGCTGACGGGTTGGCGGTGATTGAACGCGAGCAGGTGGTGCACAAGCATGACCAAGTGCTGTTCCTGCCGTTTGCCGGGCTGATGCAGTGA
- the ubiU gene encoding ubiquinone anaerobic biosynthesis protein UbiU yields MQLVCPAGNLPALKAAVRQGADAVYVGFRDDTNARHFAGLNMDDKQFDAAVAHIRQHQRKLYVAVNTYPQPKGWERWQRAVDRAADFGVDALIAADPGVLNYASQRHPQLALHLSVQGSATQAAALEFYAQRYGIRRAVLPRVLSLAQVRQVAASSSVPIEVFGFGSLCIMAEGRCHLSSYITGESPNLCGVCSPAKAVRWSEDAEGLSARLSEVLIDRYGADEPAGYPTLCKGRFLVNGKRFHALEEPTSLDTLDLLPELTAIGVEAVKIEGRQRSPAYVEQVTRVWRAALDAHRSAPGGFRVKDEWRQVLAGLSEGNQTTLGAYHRSWQ; encoded by the coding sequence ATGCAACTGGTCTGCCCCGCAGGGAATCTGCCTGCGCTGAAAGCGGCGGTGCGCCAAGGCGCGGATGCCGTGTATGTCGGCTTTCGCGATGACACCAACGCCCGGCATTTCGCCGGCCTGAACATGGACGACAAGCAGTTCGATGCCGCCGTCGCCCACATCCGCCAGCACCAACGCAAACTCTATGTCGCGGTCAACACCTACCCGCAGCCCAAGGGCTGGGAGCGTTGGCAGCGGGCAGTGGATCGTGCTGCGGATTTCGGCGTCGACGCGCTGATCGCCGCCGACCCCGGGGTGCTCAATTACGCCAGCCAGCGCCATCCACAACTGGCCCTGCACTTGTCGGTCCAGGGTTCGGCGACTCAGGCGGCGGCACTGGAATTCTATGCCCAGCGCTATGGCATCCGTCGCGCCGTGCTGCCGCGCGTGCTGTCGCTGGCCCAGGTGCGCCAGGTCGCGGCGAGCAGTTCGGTGCCGATCGAAGTCTTCGGTTTCGGCAGCCTGTGCATCATGGCCGAAGGGCGCTGCCACCTGTCTTCCTATATCACCGGCGAGTCGCCGAACCTGTGTGGCGTCTGCTCGCCGGCCAAGGCCGTGCGCTGGAGCGAGGACGCCGAGGGTTTGAGTGCACGCCTCAGCGAAGTGCTGATCGACCGTTACGGCGCCGATGAGCCGGCCGGCTATCCGACCCTGTGCAAGGGCCGTTTCCTGGTCAATGGCAAACGTTTCCACGCGCTGGAAGAACCCACCAGCCTCGACACCCTGGACCTGCTCCCGGAGCTCACCGCCATCGGTGTCGAAGCCGTGAAAATCGAGGGTCGGCAACGCAGCCCGGCCTATGTCGAGCAGGTCACCCGGGTCTGGCGCGCGGCACTCGATGCGCACCGCAGTGCGCCGGGCGGGTTCCGGGTCAAGGACGAATGGCGCCAGGTGTTGGCCGGTTTGTCCGAAGGCAACCAGACCACCCTGGGTGCTTATCATCGATCGTGGCAGTGA